A stretch of Argiope bruennichi chromosome 10, qqArgBrue1.1, whole genome shotgun sequence DNA encodes these proteins:
- the LOC129989360 gene encoding insulin-like growth factor-binding protein-related protein 1, translated as MWLKITLLALVLVQAQAETKRECGKCESEKCVPPGEECLAGLVKDLCGCCYVCGRREGELCDGDSLPIPYRNRGYGPCGEHMECRPRTDLAPGDPPEAQCVCVKTEAFCGSDGKTYDNECKLTEARYSQRNGLQAVHKGPCVSAPKILTPPEDVSNTTGGHVAMSCEAMGWPIPSIEWRVDRGQGDTIPLPSDDPKIAVQSRGGPSKYEITSWLQLLNLQPEDDATYWCIAKNEEGESSAAAKIIVLESKEASSLSEKSNDL; from the exons ATGTGGTTAAAAATCACACTTTTGGCTCTGGTTCTGGTCCAAGCCCAGGCCGAAACCAAACGTGAATGTGGTAAATGCGAGTCAGAAAAATGTGTTCCACCAGGTGAGGAATGTTTAGCTGGATTGGTGAAGGATTTATGCGGCTGTTGCTACGTCTGCGGCCGGCGAGAGGGAGAGCTGTGCGATGGGGACTCTCTACCCATCCCGTACAGGAATAGGGGCTATGGGCCCTGCGGAGAGCACATGGAATGCCGTCCCCGCACGGATTTGGCCCCCGGTGACCCACCCGAGGCCCAGTGCGTCTGTGTGAAGACCGAAGCCTTTTGTGGCAGTGATGGAAAAACCTATGACAATGAATGCAAACTGACCGAGGCTCGATATTCTCAAAGAAACGGGCTTCAAGCTGTCCATAAAGGACCATGTGTTAGCG CTCCCAAGATCCTCACTCCACCTGAAGATGTATCTAATACTACTGGCGGCCACGTCGCCATGTCCTGCGAAGCTATGGGTTGGCCCATTCCGTCCATCGAATGGAGAGTGGACAGAGGACAAGGAGACACTATACCTCTTCCTA GCGATGACCCTAAAATAGCCGTGCAATCCCGTGGTGGTCCAAGCAAATATGAAATAACCTCGTGGCTTCAGCTGCTGAATCTCCAGCCCGAGGACGATGCCACTTACTGGTGCATTGCCAAGAACGAAGAAGGAGAATCGTCTGCCGCTGCTAAAATCATTGTGCTCGAATCGAAAG aaGCCTCTTCTTTGAGTGAAAAAAGTAACGATTTGTAA